A genomic stretch from Megalobrama amblycephala isolate DHTTF-2021 linkage group LG22, ASM1881202v1, whole genome shotgun sequence includes:
- the LOC125258445 gene encoding C-C motif chemokine 7-like produces MRCVSITPLLFLATVLFAQVTCQMSGPSTCPCLKTSETVLRKENIRSYKIQKAGVCQIDAVQFKTVRGLTFCSDPQKPWVKRAIEYVDKKKNANKMTARPIHSTSTFKTTSMLKTTSAPKTTSMPKTTSVPKTTSVPKTTSVPKTTSAPKTTSHCDRT; encoded by the exons atgaggtgtgTGTCGATAACCCCTTTGCTGTTCCTCGCTACAGTGCTGTTTGCTCAAGTCACCTGCCAAA TGTCTGGCCCTTCAACCTGCCCTTGTCTCAAGACGTCAGAAACCGTTCTCCGTAAGGAAAATATCAGAAGTTACAAGATACAGAAAGCAGGTGTCTGCCAAATTGATGCCGTTCA aTTTAAAACAGTCAGAGGATTGACTTTTTGCTCCGATCCACAAAAGCCTTGGGTGAAAAGAGCCATCGAATACGTGGACAAGAAGAAGAATGCAAATAAAATGACAGCACGTCCCATACACTCTACatcaacatttaaaacaacatcaatgctgaaaacaacATCAGCACCGAAAACGACATCAATGCCGAAAACGACATCAGTGCCGAAAACAACATCAGTGCCGAAAACAACATCAGTGCCGAAAACGACATCAGCGCCGAAAACGACATCACACTGTGATAGAACCTAG